One window from the genome of Hippopotamus amphibius kiboko isolate mHipAmp2 chromosome 13, mHipAmp2.hap2, whole genome shotgun sequence encodes:
- the PDE6B gene encoding rod cGMP-specific 3',5'-cyclic phosphodiesterase subunit beta isoform X1, producing the protein MSLGEEQVRTFLDRNPGFAARYFGKKLSPEDAASACEDGRPAGCTSFRELCQVEESAALFELVQDMQESVNMERVVFKILRRLCPLLQADRCSLFMYRQRNGVAELATRLFSVQPGSVLEDCLVPPDSEIVFPLDVGVVGHVAQAKKMVNVQDVTECPHFSSFADELTGYVTRNILATPVMNGKDVVAVIMAVNKLDGPCFTSEDEDVFLKYLNFGTLNLKIYHLSYLHSCETRRGQVLLWSANKVFEELTDIERQFHKAFYTVRAYLNCDRYSVGLLDMTKEKEFFDVWPVLMGEAQPYSGPRTPDGREIVFYKVIDYILHGKEDIKVIPSPPADHWALASGLPTYVAESGFICNIMNAPAEEMFKFQEGPLDDSGWAVKNVLSMPIVNKKEEIVGVATFYNRKDGKPFDEQDEVLMESLTQFLGWSVLNTDTYDKMNKLENRKDIAQDMVLYHVRCDKDEIQLILPTRERLGREPADCEEDELGKILKEMLPGPSKFDIYEFHFSDLECTELELVKCGIQMYYELGVVRKFQIPQEVLVRFLFSVSKGYRRITYHNWRHGFNVAQTMFTLLTTGQLKSYYTDLEAFAMVTAGLCHDIDHRGTNNLYQMKSQNPLAKLHGSSILERHHLEFGKFLLSEETLNIYQNLNRRQHEHVIHLMDVAIIATDLALYFKKRTMFQKIVDESKNYEDRKSWVEYLSLETTRKEIVMAMMMTACDLSAITKPWEVQSKVALLVAAEFWEQGDLERTVLDQQPIPMMDRNKAAELPKLQVGFIDFVCTFVYKEFSRFHEEILPMFDRLQNNRKEWKALADQYEAKVKALEEEQRKETERTTGKKAGTEVCNGGPAPQSSTCCIL; encoded by the exons ATGAGCCTGGGCGAGGAGCAGGTGCGGACGTTCCTGGACCGGAACCCCGGCTTCGCAGCCCGGTACTTTGGAAAGAAGCTGAGCCCCGAGGATGCGGCCAGCGCCTGCGAGGACGGGCGCCCGGCGGGCTGCACGAGCTTCCGAGAGCTGTGCCAGGTGGAGGAGAGCGCGGCCCTGTTCGAGCTGGTGCAGGACATGCAGGAGAGCGTGAACATGGAGCGGGTGGTCTTCAAGATCCTGCGGCGCCTCTGCCCCCTCCTGCAGGCCGACCGCTGCAGCCTCTTCATGTACCGCCAGCGCAACGGCGTGGCCGAGCTGGCCACGCGCCTCTTCAGCGTGCAGCCCGGCAGCGTCCTGGAGGACTGCCTGGTGCCTCCCGACTCCGAGATCGTCTTCCCGCTGGACGTCGGGGTCGTGGGCCACGTGGCTCAGGCCAAGAAGATGGTGAATGTCCAGGACGTGACGGAG TGTCCGCATTTCAGCTCCTTTGCTGATGAGCTGACCGGCTATGTGACAAGGAACATCCTGGCCACGCCCGTCATGAATGGCAAAGATGTGGTGGCCGTGATCATGGCTGTGAACAAACTGGATGGCCCGTGTTTCACAAGTGAGGACGAAGAT GTTTTCCTCAAGTATCTGAACTTCGGGACATTAAACCTGAAGATCTACCACCTGAGCTACCTGCACAGCTGTGAGACGCGCCGCGGCCAG GTGCTGCTGTGGTCGGCCAACAAGGTGTTTGAGGAGCTGACGGACATCGAGAGGCAGTTCCACAAGGCCTTCTACACCGTGCGGGCCTATCTGAACTGTGACCGATACTCAGTGGGCCTCCTGGACATGACCAAGGAGAAG GAATTCTTTGACGTGTGGCCTGTGCTGATGGGGGAAGCCCAGCCGTACTCAGGCCCCCGCACGCCTGACGGCCGT GAGATCGTCTTCTACAAAGTCATCGACTACATCCTCCACGGCAAGGAAGACATCAAGGTCATCCC CTCGCCCCCGGCCGATCACTGGGCCCTCGCCAGCGGCCTCCCCACCTACGTGGCAGAAAGCGGCTTT ATCTGTAACATTATGAATGCCCCCGCTGAAGAAATGTTCAAATTTCAG GAAGGGCCCCTGGATGACTCCGGGTGGGCTGTCAAGAACGTCCTCTCCATGCCCATCGTCAACAAGAAGGAGGAGATCGTGGGGGTTGCGACGTTTTACAACAGGAAAGACGGGAAGCCCTTCGATGAGCAGGATGAAGTCCTGATGGAG TCCCTCACACAGTTCCTGGGCTGGTCCGTGCTGAACACCGACACCTACGACAAGATGAACAAGCTGGAGAACCGCAAGGACATCGCCCAGGACATGGTTCTGTACCACGTGAGATGCGACAAGGACGAAATCCAGTTGATCCTG CCAACAAGAGAGCGCCTCGGGAGGGAGCCTGCTGACTGCGAGGAGGACGAGCTGGGGAAAATCTTG AAGGAGATGCTGCCGGGGCCCTCCAAGTTTGACATCTATGAGTTCCACTTCTCCGACCTGGAGTGCACGGAGCTGGAGCTGGTCAAGTGCGGCATCCAGATGTACTACGAGCTGGGCGTGGTTCGAAAGTTCCAGATCCCCCAGGAG GTCCTGGTGCGGTTCCTGTTCTCCGTGAGCAAGGGGTACCGGAGAATCACCTACCACAACTGGCGCCACGGCTTCAACGTGGCTCAGACGATGTTCACGCTGCTCACG ACGGGCCAACTGAAGAGCTACTACACGGACCTGGAGGCCTTCGCCATGGTGACCGCCGGCCTGTGCCATGACATCGACCACCGGGGCACCAACAACCTGTACCAGATGAA ATCCCAGAACCCTCTGGCCAAGCTCCACGGCTCCTCGATTCTGGAACGACATCACCTGGAGTTCGGGAAGTTCCTGCTCTCCGAGGAG ACCCTGAACATCTACCAGAACCTGAACCGCCGGCAGCACGAGCACGTGATCCACCTCATGGACGTCGCCATCATCGCCACGGACCTGGCGCTCTACTTCAA GAAGAGGACAATGTTCCAGAAGATTGTGGATGAGTCCAAGAACTACGAGGACAGGAAGAGCTGGGTGGAGTACCTGTCCCTGGAGACCACGAGGAAGGAGATAGTCAT GGCCATGATGATGACGGCGTGCGACCTGTCTGCCATCACCAAGCCCTGGGAAGTCCAGAGCAAG GTCGCTCTGCTGGTGGCGGCTGAGTTCTGGGAACAAGGGGACTTGGAGAGGACGGTTCTGGATCAGCAGCCCATT CCAATGATGGACCGGAACAAGGCGGCCGAGCTCCCCAAACTGCAGGTCGGCTTCATCGACTTCGTGTGCACGTTCGTGTACAAG